The Streptomyces sp. NBC_00576 genome contains the following window.
CGGGTCGGGATCACCGACTGCGACCCGGATACGAGCACCGTCCACACAGCCCACCCGCACAGAAACGGGCGTCCCCTCCCCCACGTGCCGGACGACGTTGCCGACCAGCTCGGTCACGCACAACTGGACGTCTCCACCTACGCGCCCATACGCGTCCTCCCCGAACCACTCCCGCACCGCGCGGCGCAGCTCCGGCACGGCCTTGGGGACGGCGAGCAGTTCGGCACCGAAGTCCGCCGTCGTCGTCGCGTTCACTGTCCCGCCGCGTTCCTCAGCACGGCGGCCAGCTTCAGCGCGGTGGCCGCGTTGCAGCCGCCCAGAGCGACCAGTCCCCTCGGCGGCTGGTAACTCCCCGCGAAACTCGGCAGATCGACCCGCAGGGACGGAAGGGTGATGCCGTGCTCGGCAAGAGCGGCACGGAGTTCCTCGACGCAAAGGGTGACGTCGTAGACGGTGGTGTTCTGGTGCGTCGACTCCATCGGGGGACCTCCCTGTTCAGCGCACTCCCATGTGCGCTCTGTGATGATTCCCTCACAGAATGACGTGACTGTGCGTACCGTGAAAGGGATTCAGATTGCACAGCGCAACTGGAAAGAGACGGTGGTGAGTTGTGCCTTCCCGCAAGGACCCCGACGCGTCCGCGAACGTCCCCTCCTTCTACGGCGCCGAGTTGCGCTTCCGAAGGGAGCAGGCGGGCCTGACCCTGGAACAGTTGGTCGAGGGAAGCTGGCGCGGCATCTCGTTCCTGAGCCAGGTCGAGCGCGGCGAACGCCGAATGACGGACGACCTGGCCAAACACGTCGACCGGAAGCTGGGCACGGACGGCTTTTTCACCCGACGTTGTGAAGACGCGCGCAAGGCGAAGCAGTCGGGGCATGCGGAGTACTTCGCGGATGTCGTCGAGATGGAACAGCACGCAGAGTCAATCGAGGAGTGGGCGCCCGCGCTCATCCCCGGCCTGCTCCAGACACGGCCGTACGCAGAAGCAGTCGTCCACACTTCGTTGCCTTGGCTGCCGCCCGAGACCGTCGAGAGCCAGGTACGAGCCCGCCTGGAACGCGCGGACATCTGGGAGCGCGAGCAGCGCCCCGCGTTCTGGGCGATCCTGCACCAGTCGCTGATCAGCAAGCCACTTCTGTCGCCCGAGGCGATGGCGGAACAACTGGAGCACATCGCGCACGTGATCCGCTCCACGCAGGGTGTTCTGCAACTCCTCCCGGAAACCACCACGGCCCACCCGTTCATGATGGGCATGACCAAGGCCATGACCTTCCCGGACGCGCCACCCTTGATCTACACGGAGGGTCTCCACAGCGGCCAACTCATCGACTATCCAGCCCTCGTGAAGGACTACCGCAGGTCGTACGATCTACTCAGGGCGACGGCACTTCCACCTGAGACGTCCCTGGCCATGGTCGAGCGAGCGGCAGAGGAATACCGAAATGGCAAGCAGAAAAAGTGACTTGAGTACCGAACGGTGGCGCAAGAGCAGCTACAGCAACGGAAGCGGCGGAGACTGCGTCGAGGTAGCCCTCCCTCACGTCAAACCCCTCAGCGTCATCCCTGTTCGAGACTCCAAAACCGCCCCCCACAACGGCCCCGTACTCCTCTTCCAGGCCGGGGCCTGGACAGCCTTCCTCACCGACGTGAAGGGCTGACCCACCCAAGAGCAGAAGCTCACCCTGACCGATCACCCCGAACACCCTGCGTAGTCACTCGCCCCTGCCGTACCGTGGGCATGGCACGGTCCACGGAAGGATCAGGATGACCGCACAGCACTTCGAGCCCAGCGGGCCTCTTATCCCGCGGCCCGAGCGAACGCCCGCCGCCCTGCGCGTGGCCCTGGCACAGGTGGCTCCCCACCGGCTGGCCGACATGGAGCGGCAGAAGGACGAGGCCATCACCCTCGCAGCGCGCACGGGCAGCCTCGGTCCCATCACCCAGTTTCTCGAAACGTGGGCGGTGGCGATCGAGATCGCAAGGATTCCGGCCGCCGCCGCACAGCTCCGTACCGCTGAGTACACGGCACAGACCATCGACCGTGACGAACCCGCCTGGCGTGACGCCATGGACGAGATCCGGCGCCTGCACTCCACCGCTCGGGAGTCGGTCACCGGTGAGTGATTGGCGCTGGGAGTACGACCCGGACGAAACCCACGTCACTGGTGGCCCCACGCCCGCGCCTCCCGCGTTCGTCGCAGAGGTCGAGAAGCGAGCCGACGAGATCGCACGAGCAGCCGAGGCTCTTCACCTGGACGGCACTCGGTATCAAGGCGCAGGCGAGGGCGTACAGACCGCCTATGTCTCAGGCGGGATGTTCCTCTACCTGACCATCGTTCGCCACGAGTGCGTGTACATCCTCCAAGTCACCCCGTGGCCGGGCTAGAACCGGAACCCGGCCTCACCGGCGGCCGCAGAGACATGTCGCACCCCGCGCGCCTGACCGCCCACGGCACCGTCTCCGCCGCCCTGGCCCTGCACAGCGACCGCGCGCTGTCCGAACTCCTCGACGCAGCCACGCCGTTGGGCTCCGGCATCGGCGGAAAGTCTGCGCTTCTGGAGATCGACGGAATCCCGGTCTTCGTCAAGCGGGTGCCTCTCACCGATCCGGAGAGGCACCCGGAGAACGTACGGTCCACGGCGAACCTCTTCGACCTTCCGATGTTCTGCCAGTACGGCATCGGTGGGCCGGGTTTCGGGGCCTGGCGGGAACTCGCCGCGCACACCATGACGACGGACTGGGTGCTCACGGGGGATCACGAGGGCTTCCCCCTGATGTACCACTGGCGCGTACTGCCGGACTCCACACCTCTCCCCGAGGAACTGGCCGACGTAGAAAGGGCCGTCGCCTACTGGGGAGGCAGATCGCAGGTACGCCACCGCATCGAGGCTCTGCAGCAGTCCTCGGCGAGCGTGGCACTGTTCCTGGAGTACATCCCGCAGAACCTGCACCAGTGGCTCAGCGAACAACTGACCGTCGGCGACGAGGCCGCAGACCGGGCCTGCGTCATGGTGGAGCAAGGCCTCGCAGCGGGCACCTCGTTCATGAACAGCCGAGGGCTCCTGCACTTCGACGCCCACTTCGAGAACATCCTCACCGACGGCCGGCGCCTCTACTTCGCGGACTACGGCCTCGCCCTGTCCTCCCGGTTCGAACTCTCCCGGAACGAGGCCGAGTTCTTCGACCGCCATCAGACGTACGACCGCTGCTACACCGAGTCCTACCTGGTGCACTGGCTGGTCACCGCTCTGTACGGATACGACCGGGAGGACCGCCGCGCGCTGGTGCGCGCCTGCGCGGAAGGCAAGCACCTCACAAGATTCCCCGGAAGCCCCGGAAGCCCCCCAATCCCGAAGGAGGCGGCGGCCATCATCGCCCGCCACGCGCCGCTCGCCCTCGTGATGTGGGACTTCGTCGACGAACTCCGCTACGGCAGCAGGAGCACCCCGTACCCACTGGAGGAGATCCGCCGGATCGGCGTGGCCCCGGCAGCGTCCCCGGAACCCCAGGAGTAACGGACTTCCCCGGGGACGAGAACGGAGCCGCCCAAGCCCCCCGGCGCACCGTCCCGGGTAGGGCACCGCCTCCAGCACGCTCGCGGCCGGCGCCATGACACCAGCCCCGGAACGAATCCAGCGGGTGCCGCGGCGCCGCGCGGTCGACGACACATCTCGTTCCTTCAGGCACACAGCCCTTCGAGCACGACGTAGCGCAACTCGCCGTAGCGCTCGGCGAGATCGGCTCGGCGGCTGAGCACATCGGAGATGTGCTGCATGCCGAAGAACGCGGCGACGATCACCCGGGCCGCGCCCCGAGCGGTGACGCCCGGGCGCAGCCCGCCGTCCTTTTCGATCTCCTTGACGAAGCCGGTCAGGTACTCCTCCCAGCCCACGTACGGCTCGGGCAGGTCGGCGTCGATCAGTGACCGTTCGATCTGCAGACGCGCGCCGGCCTGGACCACGATGTCGTCGCGGAACGCCTCGGCCACCCGGTCGAGTACGGTGACCAGCGTTTCGTACGGCGGCAGTTCGCGGGCCGCCACGTCCTGCAGGAGCAGTGGCCAGCGTACGTAGTGCTCGTGGACCACGGCGACAGCGAGCGCCTCCTTGTTCTTGTAGTGGAAGTACACCGCACCCTTGGTCATGGACGCCCGCTCGGCCACGTCCTGCAACGTCACCGTCGCGTAGCCGCGCTCGGCGAAGAGTTCGGCCGCCACCTGGAGGATGTGGGCCCTCGTGCGCCACGCCCGTTCCTGCTTCGGTTCATTCTGGCTACCTGCCATGGTCACTCCGCCTTTCTGATCAACCCCCTTGCAATATACATTCCCGAAGGTATATTTCTTGCTGCCGGGGGGCGCAGGCCCTCTGTGCGTAGACATACACCTCTTGGGGGGGATACGGGGATGTCTGTAACCATGCTGCCTGCCGTGCCGTCACCGGCAGAATGCGCCCGGGTCGGGCTCACCTTCGACCGCACGGTGCCGCGCCAATTGGTACACCGTGCGTCCGTGCACGAGGTCTTCCTCACCGATGGCGTCCAGGTCGCCGCCGACCGGTTTCTCGTCGGTGCCCAGTGGCCGCGCCACCACGCGTTCTACCGACCCGACACGGCCGGCCGCTGCGACTTCATGCTGCTCGCCGAGACCGTGCGGCAAGCGGGGATTTTCCTCATCCACCGCTACAGAAACGTTCCGCTGGACCACCACTTCGTCTTCAAGTCGCTCTCCCTGGACATCGACGACCTCACCGCCCTCCGAGTGGGGGGCACACCGCTCGGCGCGGTCCTGGACGTGTCCATAACGGGGACAGGTGCCCCGGACGCCCGCCGCTTCGATGCCCGTCTCGACGTCACGGTCGAGGTCGACGGCCGGCCGTGCGCGCAGGGCTCCGTCGCCGTGCTGGTGGTCGACGCGCGTCGCTACGGGATACTCCGCCGACGCGGCCAGGACACCACGCCCGTCCCGAGCGCGTCACCGGCCACCACCCTGACCGCACCGGTGATCGCCGGCCGGCCCCGTGCGGACGTGCTGCTGCGCACATCCACGAACGGGGACCCGACCACCTGGCTGCTGCACGCGGACCCCGGTCACCCGGGCTACTTCGAGCACCCGTCGGACCACGTGCCCGGCATGGTGCTGCTCGAAGCCTTTCGTCAGGCAGGCCACCTCGCGGCCGGCCGCGACGCCGTGCTGACCTCCATGAGCTCCGGGTTCGAGTCCTTCGGCGAACTGTCCCGGCCGGTCACCATCAGGGCGGCCGACCACTCCGCCGGGGCACTGCACCTGACCGCTGTCCAGGGCGAGCGCACACTCGCCCGCGCCGACGTCCGCTTCACCAGGGCCTGACCGGCAGGCGTCCGGCACGGCGCGCGTCGCCGTGTACCGGGCCTGCGACAACGACCGGTCCGGGCAGGTCCCGAACGAATGGCTGACCGGTTCACGTACGCCCGAGACAGGGGAACTTCCGTGGAACTCCAGCGTCTGCGTGCCTTTCGCGAGGTCGCGCGCGAACTCAGCTTCACCCAGGCGGCCCGGAACCTGAACTACTCCCAGCCCAGCATCACGGCCCAGATCAAGGGCCTTGAGGAATCCGTCGGCATGCCCCTGTTCGTGCGCCGCGGCAACCGCTCCGTCGAGCTCACCTCGGCCGGGGCCCGACTGCGGCCGTACGCCGACCGGATTCTCGACCTGGTCGAGACCGCGCACATGGACCTCCGCTCCGCGCCGGCCGACCGGCCACCCGCACCCGCACCCGCACCCGACAAGCCGTTGACGGCGGGCTCTTCGACGAGCCCACGAAGACCCACGAGGTTTCTTGTCCCATGACGATCGACCCCCTCAGAGCCGCGTTCTTCGACGTGGACGAAACGCTGATCACCTGCAAGAGCATGATGAGCTTCCTCGCCTTCCACTGGGACCGCGAGGGTCGCGATCCCGCGGACCTGACCGCGGCCCGCACCTCTCTCGGCCGCCGGCTCCGCTCGGGCGTGCCCCGCGAGCAGGTGAACCGCGACTACTACCGTCTGCTGCGCGGCACCCGCGAGGCGGACCTGGAGGAGAGCGGCCGGCTCTGGTTCGCCCGGGAGCGTGTCCGGGGCCTTCTCCACCCGCCCGTACGGGACGCGCTACGGCGCCACGCCCACGCCGGGCACCTGACGGTCCTGGTCTCCGGCTCCTTCGCCGCCTGCCTGGCCCCGATCAGCCGGGCGGTCGGCGCCGACCTGCTGGTCTGCACGACACCCGAGGCGGTGGGCGGTGTGCTGACCGGTGAGATCACCGATCGGCCGATGCTCGGCGAGGCCAAGGCGGAGGCCACCCAGCGGATCATGGCCTCGTTCCGGCTCACCCCCGAGCAGTGCTTCGCGTACGGCGACGACGCGAGCGACCTCCCCCTCCTCAGCGGCGTCGGGCATCCGGTCGTGGTCGGCACCGACCCGACCCTGACGGTCCACGCCCGTCGCCTGCACTGGGCACGCCTGCCGGGGCCCGCCTCGACCGGGGCACTGCACGCGGCGGCCTGACGCGCGCGGTGCCCCGGTCGAGGTACGGCGCGCGTCCTGCCGTCCAGGGGCTGAGCGAACCTGTCTCAGTCCGGCGTGAGACCGCGCCCCGTAAGGGGCGCGGGGCTGTGACGTCACGCGGCTGTGACTCACTCGGCTGTGCCGCATCGGCGCGACCGGCCACGGCCGGCCCGTGGTCGCTCGTGCGGCACTGCCCTCAGTACGGCACCCTCGGAGGTCCCCCGGCGGGGCGCTCGGCCATCACCGGCTGGACCACGTCCCAGATCTCCCGCACCTGCTCGGCGAGTCCGCCTCCCTCCGCCCCCCACCGGGTGGAGTGCGTACCGAGCAGCAGGACCAGGACGAG
Protein-coding sequences here:
- a CDS encoding helix-turn-helix domain-containing protein; this encodes MPSRKDPDASANVPSFYGAELRFRREQAGLTLEQLVEGSWRGISFLSQVERGERRMTDDLAKHVDRKLGTDGFFTRRCEDARKAKQSGHAEYFADVVEMEQHAESIEEWAPALIPGLLQTRPYAEAVVHTSLPWLPPETVESQVRARLERADIWEREQRPAFWAILHQSLISKPLLSPEAMAEQLEHIAHVIRSTQGVLQLLPETTTAHPFMMGMTKAMTFPDAPPLIYTEGLHSGQLIDYPALVKDYRRSYDLLRATALPPETSLAMVERAAEEYRNGKQKK
- a CDS encoding DUF397 domain-containing protein, with the translated sequence MASRKSDLSTERWRKSSYSNGSGGDCVEVALPHVKPLSVIPVRDSKTAPHNGPVLLFQAGAWTAFLTDVKG
- a CDS encoding DUF6247 family protein, which gives rise to MTAQHFEPSGPLIPRPERTPAALRVALAQVAPHRLADMERQKDEAITLAARTGSLGPITQFLETWAVAIEIARIPAAAAQLRTAEYTAQTIDRDEPAWRDAMDEIRRLHSTARESVTGE
- a CDS encoding serine/threonine-protein kinase — its product is MSHPARLTAHGTVSAALALHSDRALSELLDAATPLGSGIGGKSALLEIDGIPVFVKRVPLTDPERHPENVRSTANLFDLPMFCQYGIGGPGFGAWRELAAHTMTTDWVLTGDHEGFPLMYHWRVLPDSTPLPEELADVERAVAYWGGRSQVRHRIEALQQSSASVALFLEYIPQNLHQWLSEQLTVGDEAADRACVMVEQGLAAGTSFMNSRGLLHFDAHFENILTDGRRLYFADYGLALSSRFELSRNEAEFFDRHQTYDRCYTESYLVHWLVTALYGYDREDRRALVRACAEGKHLTRFPGSPGSPPIPKEAAAIIARHAPLALVMWDFVDELRYGSRSTPYPLEEIRRIGVAPAASPEPQE
- a CDS encoding ScbR family autoregulator-binding transcription factor, producing MAGSQNEPKQERAWRTRAHILQVAAELFAERGYATVTLQDVAERASMTKGAVYFHYKNKEALAVAVVHEHYVRWPLLLQDVAARELPPYETLVTVLDRVAEAFRDDIVVQAGARLQIERSLIDADLPEPYVGWEEYLTGFVKEIEKDGGLRPGVTARGAARVIVAAFFGMQHISDVLSRRADLAERYGELRYVVLEGLCA
- a CDS encoding ScbA/BarX family gamma-butyrolactone biosynthesis protein produces the protein MSVTMLPAVPSPAECARVGLTFDRTVPRQLVHRASVHEVFLTDGVQVAADRFLVGAQWPRHHAFYRPDTAGRCDFMLLAETVRQAGIFLIHRYRNVPLDHHFVFKSLSLDIDDLTALRVGGTPLGAVLDVSITGTGAPDARRFDARLDVTVEVDGRPCAQGSVAVLVVDARRYGILRRRGQDTTPVPSASPATTLTAPVIAGRPRADVLLRTSTNGDPTTWLLHADPGHPGYFEHPSDHVPGMVLLEAFRQAGHLAAGRDAVLTSMSSGFESFGELSRPVTIRAADHSAGALHLTAVQGERTLARADVRFTRA
- a CDS encoding LysR family transcriptional regulator, which produces MELQRLRAFREVARELSFTQAARNLNYSQPSITAQIKGLEESVGMPLFVRRGNRSVELTSAGARLRPYADRILDLVETAHMDLRSAPADRPPAPAPAPDKPLTAGSSTSPRRPTRFLVP
- a CDS encoding HAD family hydrolase; the encoded protein is MTIDPLRAAFFDVDETLITCKSMMSFLAFHWDREGRDPADLTAARTSLGRRLRSGVPREQVNRDYYRLLRGTREADLEESGRLWFARERVRGLLHPPVRDALRRHAHAGHLTVLVSGSFAACLAPISRAVGADLLVCTTPEAVGGVLTGEITDRPMLGEAKAEATQRIMASFRLTPEQCFAYGDDASDLPLLSGVGHPVVVGTDPTLTVHARRLHWARLPGPASTGALHAAA